The Planktothrix tepida PCC 9214 genome contains the following window.
TAACCTAGAAAATTTCTATCAATCCTGGCAAATCTTACAGCTTATTATTAACCATATTCCCCAAAACATTTTTTGGAAAGATCGGAATTCTGTCTATCTAGGTTGTAATCAGAATTTTGCCCGTTTAGCCGGAATAGAAACTCCAGAACAGATTGTAGGAAAAACGGATTATGACTTACCTTGGAGGAAAGAAGAAGCCAATTGGTTTCGCCAGTGTGATGCTCGAATTATCAATAATAATGCGCCTGAGTATGGAATTGTCGAAACTCAACTTCAAGCTGATGGTCAACGTCCTTTAGTTAATACTACTAAGATTCCTTTGCTGGATGTGGAAGGTAACGTTACTGGCTTAGTAGGAATTTACTAATATTTCCTTAATCACCTGATGATTATGTATCGAATCAATGGAACAAAAACTTGTGGGAAAAGAAATGATGTAACATCAATGTTCAGAACTCACCAAAGAGCGTTTAGCTTCTATCGTTTGTAGTGCAACTTGAGCCACTTGAACCGCCGCTTCAAATGGCAAAGCTCTGACTTCCTCTAGCAAATCTGCAATCGATAAACCCAAAGGTTGAGTTGAATCTGTAGGTTTTACATTCCAAGCTTGACTGTGGCCAATAGAGCTATTGTTGAGTGAGGTTGAGGATGCTACTTGAGAAATATGTAGATATAGCTGAAGTTGCTCTTTAGTCCATCCTTTTAACTTAGCCAACTTTTCCAAATTCTCATCATCTGGCCACACTGCTTGCTTTTCCCAAGTTTGCACGGCATAGTAACTCACACCCAAAAGCTTCGCAAAGCTGCGTTGGCTTTTATTACCCCGCAGTTCTCTAACTAAACTCGCTAACTTTTCTTTAGGTGTAGTCTCCAGCAGCATTCTTGGTTCCCTTTACTAACCCAAAACGACGATTACAACAGACCAG
Protein-coding sequences here:
- a CDS encoding helix-turn-helix domain-containing protein, which encodes MLLETTPKEKLASLVRELRGNKSQRSFAKLLGVSYYAVQTWEKQAVWPDDENLEKLAKLKGWTKEQLQLYLHISQVASSTSLNNSSIGHSQAWNVKPTDSTQPLGLSIADLLEEVRALPFEAAVQVAQVALQTIEAKRSLVSSEH